From Vitis vinifera cultivar Pinot Noir 40024 chromosome 5, ASM3070453v1, the proteins below share one genomic window:
- the LOC109122547 gene encoding UDP-glycosyltransferase 74F2 — protein MEKEKKSYGVHILVLPYPSQGHINPMLQFSRRLVSKGVKATLATPIFISKTFKPQAGSVQLDTISDGFDEGGFMQAESIHEYLTQLEAAGSRTLAQLIQKHRDLGHPFDCIVYDAFLPWVLDVAKQFGLVGAAFFTQTCAVNYIYYHAYHGLLPLPVKSTPVSIPGLPLLELRDMPSFIYVAGSYPAYFQLVLNQFCNVHKADWVLVNTFYKLEEEVVDAMAKLSPLITIGPTIPSKYLDNRLENEAEYGFDLFSSEPSAHTINWLDNKPTRSVIYVSFGSMACLSEAQMEELAWGLKGSGHYFLWVVRDSEEAKLPKHFIHETSGKGWFVKWSPQLEVLANEAVGCFFTHCGWNSTVEALSLGVPMVGMPQWTDQTTDAKFVEDVWKVGIRVRVDENGIVGRKEVEDCIREVMEGERGKAMKENAKKWRKSAVEAVSEGGTSDKNIDEFVAKLIISS, from the exons atggagaaggagaagaaaagctATGGAGTCCATATCCTTGTCCTTCCTTATCCAAGCCAAGGCCACATAAATCCTATGCTCCAATTCTCCAGGCGCTTGGTCTCCAAAGGCGTCAAGGCCACTCTTGCAACCCCCATCTTCATCTCCAAAACCTTCAAGCCACAAGCAGGCTCAGTTCAGCTAGACACAATCTCAGATGGCTTCGATGAAGGCGGGTTCATGCAGGCCGAGAGCATCCATGAGTATCTCACCCAATTAGAAGCTGCAGGCTCAAGAACCCTAGCTCAACTCATCCAGAAACATAGAGACTTGGGACACCCTTTTGATTGTATAGTTTATGATGCCTTCTTGCCTTGGGTTTTGGATGTTGCTAAGCAGTTTGGCCTGGTTGGAGCTGCTTTCTTCACTCAAACTTGTGCTGTTAATTACATATACTATCATGCATATCATGGGCTGCTACCACTTCCAGTTAAGTCCACGCCTGTATCGATTCCTGGGTTGCCTTTGCTTGAGCTCAGGGACATGCCTTCTTTCATCTATGTTGCAGGGTCTTATCCTGCCTACTTTCAGCTGGTATTGAATCAGTTCTGCAATGTCCATAAAGCTGATTGGGTTCTTGTCAACACCTTCTACAAATTGGAGGAAGAG GTGGTGGATGCAATGGCAAAGCTCTCTCCCTTGATTACAATTGGACCAACAATCCCATCCAAGTACTTAGACAATCGACTCGaaaatgaagcagaatatgGATTCGATCTCTTCTCCTCAGAGCCATCTGCACACACAATCAATTGGCTAGACAATAAGCCAACACGGTCTGTAATTTATGTGTCGTTTGGTAGCATGGCCTGTTTGAGTGAAGCTCAAATGGAGGAACTTGCCTGGGGCTTAAAGGGAAGTGGCCACTACTTCTTGTGGGTGGTTAGGGATTCTGAGGAGGCAAAGCTCCCAAAACATTTCATCCATGAAACGTCAGGAAAAGGTTGGTTTGTGAAGTGGAGCCCTCAGCTGGAAGTGTTGGCCAACGAAGCCGTCGGTTGTTTTTTCACACACTGTGGTTGGAATTCGACCGTTGAGGCCTTGAGTTTAGGGGTGCCAATGGTGGGGATGCCGCAGTGGACGGATCAAACCACGGATGCAAAGTTTGTGGAGGATGTTTGGAAGGTGGGAATTAGGGTTAGGGTCGATGAGAATGGGATTGTGGGAAGAAAAGAGGTGGAGGATTGTATAAGAGAAGTAATGGAGGGGGAGAGGGGGAAAGCAATGAAGGAGAATGCAAAGAAATGGAGGAAGTCGGCTGTGGAGGCAGTCAGTGAAGGTGGGACTTCTGATAAGAACATTGATGAATTTGTAGCTAAACTCATAATTAGCTCCTAG
- the LOC100264585 gene encoding mogroside IE synthase, with product MERSDSHILVFPFPTPGHINPMLQFSKRLASMGLRVTLVTTQPNTKPIEEAQSNYPIHIEPISDGFQPGEKAQSVEVYLEKFQKVASQSLAQLVEKLARSKRPIKFIVYDSVMPWALDTAQELGLDGAPFYTQSCAVSAIYYHVSQGMMKIPIEGKTASFPSMPLLGINDLPSFISDMDSYPSLLRLVLGRFSNFRKAKCLLINTFDMLEAEVVKWMGSQWPVKTIGPTIPSMYLDKRLEDDKDYGLSPLNLNVDACITWLDARDIGSVVYVSFGSLASLGEEQMEELAWGLKRSKGYFLWVVRELEEQKLPSNFIENTADKGLVVSWCPQLDVLAHKAVGCFMTHCGWNSTLEALSLGVPMVVMPQWTDQMTNAKFVADVWGVGVRVKASDEKGIVKREEIEECIREAMEGERGKEMKRNAERWKELAKEAATEGGSSDKNIEEFVKEILCS from the exons ATGGAGAGATCAGATTCCCATATTTTGGTATTTCCATTCCCAACACCAGGCCACATAAACCCAATGCTCCAATTCTCAAAGCGCTTGGCCTCAATGGGCCTCAGGGTCACCCTAGTTACAACCCAACCCAACACAAAGCCCATTGAGGAGGCCCAATCCAACTACCCAATCCACATTGAGCCCATCTCAGATGGATTCCAACCAGGCGAAAAAGCCCAAAGCGTTGAGGTCTATCTAGAGAAGTTCCAAAAGGTGGCCTCACAAAGCCTGGCCCAACTAGTTGAAAAACTGGCCAGGTCCAAACGGCCCATTAAGTTTATAGTTTATGATTCTGTGATGCCATGGGCCTTGGATACTGCCCAGGAACTGGGCCTAGATGGGGCTCCATTTTACACGCAGTCTTGTGCTGTCTCAGCCATATACTACCATGTGAGCCAAGGGATGATGAAAATTCCTATAGAAGGCAAAACGGCATCGTTTCCCTCAATGCCATTGCTGGGGATCAATGATCTGCCCTCCTTCATCTCTGATATGGACTCCTACCCATCTCTGTTGAGGCTTGTTTTGGGTCGGTTTTCGAATTTTCGGAAAGCAAAGTGCCTCTTGATCAATACTTTCGACATGTTGGAAGCCGAG GTTGTGAAGTGGATGGGAAGCCAGTGGCCTGTGAAGACAATAGGACCAACAATTCCATCCATGTACTTGGACAAGAGGTTGGAAGATGACAAAGATTATGGACTCAGCCCCTTGAACTTGAATGTTGATGCCTGCATTACATGGCTAGATGCAAGAGACATTGGCTCGGTTGTTTATGTATCTTTTGGAAGCTTGGCCTCATTGGGAGAGGAGCAGATGGAGGAACTAGCATGGGGGCTGAAGAGGAGCAAAGGCTATTTCTTGTGGGTGGTCAGAGAATTGGAAGAGCAAAAGCTCCCTAGCAATTTTATAGAGAACACAGCAGATAAGGGTTTGGTTGTGAGTTGGTGTCCTCAACTGGATGTTCTAGCTCACAAAGCTGTGGGGTGTTTCATGACTCATTGTGGGTGGAACTCAACCCTAGAGGCTCTGAGCTTGGGGGTGCCAATGGTGGTGATGCCGCAGTGGACAGATCAAATGACAAATGCTAAGTTTGTTGCAGATGTGTGGGGAGTCGGGGTTAGAGTTAAGGCCTCTGATGAGAAGGGGATTGTTAAAAGAGAGGAAATAGAGGAGTGTATAAGGGAAGCCatggagggagagagagggaagGAGATGAAAAGGAATGCTGAAAGGTGGAAGGAGTTGGCTAAGGAGGCAGCAACTGAAGGTGGAAGCTCTGATAAGAACATTGAagaatttgttaaagaaattttatgCAGCTGA
- the LOC132252575 gene encoding mogroside IE synthase-like, with translation MRRGKRVGEIHIMVFPFPLQGHINPMLQFFKRLASKGLKVTLLMAASSINKSVQDQASSSINIELIANYESDPDKKQEDIKAYLEKFKILASQSLSEVIEKHNRSDHPAKILVYDSIMPWAQDLAEPLGLEGARFFTQSCAVSTIYYHANQGAFKNPLEGSTVSLPSMPILGINDMPSFMREMGSYPASLALLLNQFLNLQKVKWVFFNTFNKLEDEVSSNSPFRSEVKS, from the coding sequence ATGAGGAGAGGAAAAAGAGTTGGTGAAATACATATAATGGTTTTTCCTTTCCCCCTACAGGGTCACATAAACCCAATGCTACAATTCTTCAAGCGCCTAGCCTCCAAAGGTCTCAAGGTTACACTACTGATGGCAGCCAGTTCCATTAACAAGTCTGTTCAAGACCAAGCTAGTAGCTCCATCAACATTGAGCTCATTGCTAATTATGAGTCGGACCCAGACAAAAAACAAGAAGACATTAAGGCATATCTGGAGAAATTTAAGATTTTAGCCTCACAAAGCTTAAGTGAGGTAATTGAGAAGCACAATAGATCTGACCACCCTGCTAAAATCCTTGTGTATGACTCAATCATGCCATGGGCACAAGACCTAGCTGAACCACTAGGTCTTGAAGGAGCTCGGTTCTTCACACAATCTTGTGCGGTTTCTACCATCTACTACCATGCAAATCAAGGGGCATTCAAGAATCCTTTAGAAGGGTCAACAGTATCTTTGCCTTCAATGCCCATATTAGGCATCAATGATATGCCATCTTTTATGAGAGAGATGGGCTCATACCCAGCTTCACTCGCCCTCCTCTTGAATCAGTTTTTGAATTTGCAGAAAGTTAAATGGGTTTTCTTCAACACCTTCAACAAGTTGGAAGATGAGGTAAGTTCTAATTCACCTTTTAGATCAGAGGTCAAATCGTAA
- the LOC100259412 gene encoding LOW QUALITY PROTEIN: mogroside IE synthase (The sequence of the model RefSeq protein was modified relative to this genomic sequence to represent the inferred CDS: substituted 1 base at 1 genomic stop codon), with the protein MERGKRVSETHVMVFPSPVQSHINPMLQFSKRLISKGLKVTLVATTSIDAKSMPTSINIELIPDGLDRKEKKSVDASMQLFETVVSQSLPELIEKHSKSDHPANVLVYDASMPWAHGIAERLGLVGAAFFTQSCAVTAIYHYVSQGVEIPVKGPTLPMPFMPPLGIDDLPSFVKDPGSYPAVWSLISKQVSTFQKVKWALFNSFDKLEDEVVKWLANHQSVKTIGPTIPSMXLDKRLEDDKDYGLSLFKPNTDTCITWLDTKDINSVVYVSFGSMASLGEEQMEELAWGLKRSNSYFLWVVRESEEEKLPTNFVEETSEKGLFVSWCHQVEVLAHKAVGCFMTHCGWNSTLEALSQGVPMIAMPCWADQPTNAKFVEDVWEVGVRVTVDEKGIAKREEIEECIREVMEGERGNEMKRNGEKWKELGKEAVNEGGSSDSNIEEFVAQLVCS; encoded by the exons ATGGAGAGAGGCAAAAGAGTTAGTGAAACACATGTCATGGTCTTTCCTAGCCCAGTACAGAGTCACATAAACCCTATGCTCCAATTCTCCAAGCGCCTAATCTCCAAAGGTCTCAAGGTCACCCTTGTTGCAACTACCTCCATTGATGCCAAGTCCATGCCCACCTCCATCAATATTGAGCTCATCCCCGACGGCCTTGacagaaaggagaagaaaagtgTTGATGCCTCTATGCAGCTCTTTGAAACTGTAGTTTCACAAAGCTTACCTGAGCTTATAGAGAAACACAGTAAGTCTGATCATCCTGCTAATGTTCTTGTGTATGATGCAAGCATGCCATGGGCACATGGCATAGCTGAAAGACTTGGCCTAGTTGGAGCTGCTTTCTTCACTCAGTCTTGCGCTGTTACAGCCATCTATCACTATGTCAGTCAGGGGGTGGAGATTCCTGTAAAAGGACCGACGTTACCTATGCCTTTTATGCCACCACTAGGTATTGATGATCTGCCATCATTTGTCAAGGATCCAGGCTCATACCCGGCTGTATGGAGCCTCATTTCTAAACAAGTCTCAACTTTCCAGAAAGTGAAATGGGCCTTGTTCAACTCTTTCGACAAGTTGGAAGATGAA GTTGTGAAATGGTTGGCGAACCACCAATCAGTCAAGACAATAGGACCAACCATTCCTTCAATGTAATTAGACAAGAGGTTGGAGGATGACAAAGACTATGGCCTTAGTCTTTTCAAGCCTAATACCGACACCTGCATTACGTGGCTGGACACAAAGGATATCAACTCTGTGGTTTATGTATCTTTTGGAAGCATGGCGTCACTGGGAGAAGAGCAGATGGAGGAACTAGCATGGGGCCTGAAGAGGAGCAACAGCTACTTCTTGTGGGTAGTTAGAGAATCCGAAGAGGAAAAGCTTCCTACCAATTTTGTGGAGGAGACATCTGAGAAGGGTCTGTTTGTGAGTTGGTGTCATCAAGTGGAAGTTCTGGCTCACAAAGCAGTAGGATGTTTCATGACTCATTGTGGATGGAACTCAACGCTTGAAGCCCTGAGCCAGGGAGTGCCAATGATAGCCATGCCTTGTTGGGCAGATCAACCAACTAATGCTAAGTTTGTGGAGGATGTTTGGGAAGTAGGGGTCAGAGTTACGGTGGATGAAAAGGGGATTGCCAAAAGAGAGGAAATAGAGGAGTGTATAAGGGAAGTCATGGAGGGAGAAAGAGGTAATGAAATGAAAAGGAATGGTGAGAAGTGGAAGGAGTTGGGCAAAGAGGCAGTAAATGAAGGAGGAAGCTCTGATAGCAACATTGAAGAATTTGTTGCACAACTTGTCTGCAGCTGA
- the LOC100249191 gene encoding mogroside IE synthase, with the protein MERGRGVGETHVLVIPYPVQGHINPMLQFSKRLASKGLKVTLITTTPTNKSKQPQSSSINMEHIPVGLQGEEESLDDYLERFKLIVSSSLVELIGRYNGSEYPVRVLVYDSVMSWAQDIVERLSVDGAPFFTQSCAVSTIYYHVNQGAFKIPLEGPTVSIPSMPILGVNDLPSFINDTSSYPTLWSLVKTQFSNFEKVNWVFFNTFCELEDEVVKWLASKRPIKTIGPTIPSMYLDRRIDDDEDYGLSLFKPNADACITWLDTKDTVSVVYVSFGSLASLGEEQMEELAWGLKRSNSQFLWVVRELEKKKLPSNFVEETSEKGLVVSWCPQLEVLAHKAVGCFMTHCGWNSTLEALSLGVPMVAMPQWTDQTTNAKFIEDVWGVGVRVKVGENGIVKREEIKECIREVMEGERGNVMQRNAQRWKELAKEAVNEGGSSDNNIEEFVARLVCS; encoded by the exons ATGGAGAGAGGTAGAGGAGTTGGTGAAACACATGTTTTGGTAATTCCTTATCCTGTACAGGGGCACATAAACCCAATGCTCCAGTTCTCCAAGCGCCTAGCCTCCAAAGGTCTCAAGGTCACACTCATCACCACCACCCCTACTAACAAGTCCAAGCAACCTCAATCCAGCTCAATCAACATGGAGCATATTCCGGTTGGTCTCCAAGGTGAAGAAGAGAGCCTAGATGATTATCTGGAGCGTTTCAAACTTATAGTTTCATCTAGCTTGGTGGAGCTCATTGGGAGATACAATGGGTCTGAGTACCCTGTCAGAGTCCTTGTGTATGACTCAGTTATGTCATGGGCACAGGACATAGTTGAAAGACTAAGCGTGGATGGAGCTCCCTTCTTCACTCAATCATGTGCTGTTTCTACCATCTATTACCATGTGAATCAAGGGGCATTCAAGATTCCTTTAGAAGGGCCAACTGTGTCTATACCTTCTATGCCTATACTTGGTGTTAATGATCTGCCATCGTTCATTAATGACACAAGCTCGTATCCAACATTATGGAGTCTGGTCAAgacccaattttcaaattttgagaaaGTGAATTGGGTTTTCTTTAACACTTTCTGTGAGTTGGAAGATGAG GTAGTGAAGTGGTTGGCAAGCAAACGGCCAATCAAGACTATAGGACCGACCATTCCATCAATGTACTTGGACCGGAGGATAGATGACGATGAAGATTATGGCCTAAGCCTCTTCAAGCCAAATGCGGACGCCTGCATTACATGGCTAGACACAAAGGACACTGTCTCAGTGGTATATGTATCATTTGGAAGCTTGGCATCATTAGGAGAAGAGCAGATGGAGGAACTAGCATGGGGCCTAAAGAGAAGCAACAGCCAATTTTTGTGGGTAGTCAGAgaactagaaaagaaaaagctcCCCAGCAATTTTGTAGAGGAGACATCTGAGAAGGGTCTGGTTGTGAGTTGGTGTCCTCAACTGGAAGTTTTGGCCCACAAAGCCGTGGGGTGCTTCATGACTCATTGCGGATGGAACTCGACACTGGAGGCGCTGAGCTTGGGAGTGCCAATGGTGGCGATGCCTCAGTGGACAGATCAAACAACAAATGCTAAGTTTATTGAGGATGTGTGGGGAGTTGGGGTTAGGGTTAAGGTGGGTGAAAATGGGATTGTTAAAAGAGAGGAAATAAAGGAGTGTATAAGGGAAGTCatggagggagagagagggaaTGTGATGCAAAGAAATGCGCAGAGGTGGAAGGAGTTGGCTAAAGAGGCAGTAAATGAAGGAGGAAGCTCTGATAACAATATTGAAGAATTTGTTGCACGACTTGTTTGCAGTTAA
- the LOC100244018 gene encoding mogroside IE synthase: protein MVASQSLAELIKKHSRSSHPAKFLVYDSMMPWAQDVAEPLGLDGVPFFTQSCAVSTIYYHFNQGKLKTPLEGYTVSIPSMPLLCINDLPSFINDKTILGFLLKQFSNFQKVKWILFNTFDKLEEEVMKWMASLRPIKTIGPTVPSMYLDKRLEEDKEYGLSLFKQNVDAYIAWLDLKGIGSVVYASFGSMASLGEEQMEEIAWGLKRNNTHFMWVVRESEEKKLPCKFLEETCEKGLVVSWCSQLEVLSHKAVGCFMSHCGWNSTLEALSLGVPMIAMPHFSDQTTNAKFIEDVWGVGVRVKPDEKGLVKREEIEMCIREMMQGERGNEMRRNAEMWKELAKEAVTEGGTSDKNIEEFVAEILCSLD from the exons ATGGTAGCTTCACAAAGCTTGGCGGAGCTTATCAAGAAACATAGTAGATCCAGCCATCCCGCTAAATTCCTTGTGTATGACTCAATGATGCCATGGGCACAAGACGTGGCTGAACCACTAGGCCTAGATGGAGTTCCATTCTTCACTCAATCATGTGCTGTTTCTACCATCTATTACCATTTTAATCAAGGGAAGTTGAAAACTCCTTTAGAAGGATATACGGTATCAATTCCTTCAATGCCACTTTTATGTATCAATGATCTGCCATCATTCATTAATGACAAAACTATACTCGGCTTCCTCTTGAagcaattttccaatttccagAAAGTGAAGTGGATCTTGTTTAACACTTTTGACAAGTTGGAAGAGGAG GTGATGAAGTGGATGGCAAGCCTGCGACCAATCAAGACAATAGGACCTACTGTTCCTTCCATGTACTTAGACAAGAGGTTGGAGGAAGACAAAGAATACGGTCTCAGCCTTTTCAAGCAAAATGTTGACGCCTATATTGCATGGCTGGACTTAAAGGGCATTGGCTCTGTGGTTTATGCATCCTTTGGAAGCATGGCCTCACTGGGAGAAGAACAGATGGAGGAAATAGCATGGGGCCTGAAAAGGAACAACACCCACTTCATGTGGGTAGTCAGAGAATCAGAAGAGAAAAAGCTTCCTTGCAAGTTCTTGGAGGAGACATGTGAGAAGGGTCTGGTCGTGAGTTGGTGCTCCCAACTAGAAGTTTTATCTCACAAAGCTGTTGGGTGTTTTATGAGTCATTGCGGATGGAACTCAACTTTGGAGGCACTGAGCTTGGGAGTGCCAATGATAGCGATGCCTCACTTTTCAGATCAAACAACGAATGCCAAGTTCATTGAAGATGTATGGGGAGTTGGGGTTAGAGTTAAGCCGGATGAAAAAGGGCTTGTGAAGAGAGAGGAAATAGAGATGTGCATAAGGGAAATGATGCAGGGAGAGAGAGGGAATGAGATGAGAAGGAATGCTGAGATGTGGAAGGAGTTGGCCAAAGAGGCAGTAACTGAAGGCGGAACCTCCGATAAGAACATTGAAGAATTTGTTGCAGAAATTTTATGCAGCTTAGATTGA